One window of Candidatus Hydrothermales bacterium genomic DNA carries:
- a CDS encoding RtcB family protein translates to VISPGGVGYDINCGVRVLRTNLKREEIEKYLDKLLDALFYNVPSGVGSKGKIKVSERDLEDVMIQGAKWAVKKGFGTEEDLKRTESYGSLENAGTDPVSKKARERGMPQLGTLGSGNHFLEIQVVDKIFDEEAAKKMNLFLGQVCIMIHCGSRGFGHQIADDFIRIMMNAMRKYNIVVPDNQLACAPISSKEAQDYIKAMNAAANFAWCNRQMITHWVRESFEKVLGKSSSELGIDMIYDVAHNIAKREKHKIEGKERWVWVHRKGATRAFPPGHPEIPEVYKDIGQPVLIPGSMGTGSYILVGTQKAMEKSFGSTCHGAGRVLSRAAAIKAAKGRDIQGELLKIGVKIRVASRDTMEEEIPDAYKDLDLIVDVVHRAQISKKVARLIPIGVVKG, encoded by the coding sequence GTAATCTCGCCTGGTGGTGTAGGATATGATATAAACTGTGGAGTAAGAGTGTTAAGAACAAACCTAAAAAGAGAGGAAATAGAGAAGTATCTTGATAAGCTTTTAGATGCTCTATTTTACAATGTACCATCAGGAGTTGGATCAAAAGGTAAAATAAAAGTAAGTGAGAGAGATTTAGAAGATGTGATGATTCAAGGAGCAAAATGGGCTGTTAAAAAAGGATTCGGTACAGAAGAGGATTTAAAAAGAACAGAGTCCTATGGTTCACTGGAGAATGCCGGAACAGATCCTGTATCTAAGAAGGCAAGAGAAAGAGGAATGCCACAACTTGGTACACTTGGCTCGGGCAATCATTTTCTTGAAATACAGGTGGTCGATAAGATATTTGACGAAGAAGCTGCAAAAAAGATGAACTTATTTTTGGGGCAGGTCTGTATTATGATACATTGCGGCTCAAGAGGATTTGGACATCAGATTGCCGATGATTTTATCAGAATAATGATGAATGCGATGAGAAAATACAATATAGTAGTTCCAGATAACCAACTCGCATGTGCACCTATTTCCTCAAAGGAAGCTCAAGACTATATTAAAGCCATGAATGCTGCTGCAAATTTTGCGTGGTGTAACAGACAAATGATCACTCATTGGGTAAGAGAAAGCTTTGAAAAAGTTCTGGGGAAAAGTTCAAGTGAATTAGGTATAGATATGATATACGATGTAGCTCACAATATCGCAAAGAGAGAAAAACATAAAATTGAAGGAAAAGAAAGGTGGGTCTGGGTTCATAGAAAGGGAGCTACAAGAGCATTTCCTCCTGGTCATCCCGAAATTCCAGAAGTTTATAAAGATATAGGACAACCTGTTTTGATCCCCGGAAGCATGGGAACAGGTTCATATATACTTGTTGGCACACAGAAGGCTATGGAAAAGTCCTTCGGCTCTACTTGCCATGGCGCAGGAAGAGTTCTTTCGAGGGCAGCAGCTATAAAGGCCGCCAAAGGAAGAGATATTCAAGGAGAACTCTTAAAGATTGGAGTAAAAATAAGAGTTGCTTCGAGAGATACAATGGAAGAGGAAATACCAGATGCATATAAAGATCTCGATTTAATAGTAGACGTAGTTCATAGAGCACAAATATCAAAAAAAGTTGCTAGATTAATACCCATTGGAGTAGTTAAGGGATAA